The Suncus etruscus isolate mSunEtr1 chromosome 7, mSunEtr1.pri.cur, whole genome shotgun sequence genome includes a window with the following:
- the LOC126013441 gene encoding flavin-containing monooxygenase 5-like produces the protein MPGKRIAVIGAGVSGLGAIKCCLEEGLEPTCFEESSDIGGLWRYEETIEDCRPSIYHSATINTSKEMSCYSDFPFPAAFPNYMHNTKLMDYLRMYTAHFHLRQHIRFLSKVCSVQRCPDFSNSGRWDVVVEVEGKQENHVFDGVMVCTGLYTNPVLPLQSFPGISRFQGQYLHSREYKTPMKFQGKRIVVVGVGNSGLDLAIELSHVAEQVFLSTRRGTWVWNRVWDYGMPIDIALITRFNEALGNLCPNFIINKWAEWRLNKRFSHLNYGLQPKHSFLSHHSAVSDDLPNHIISGRILMKPNIHEFTETSVTFADGTEEAVDVVIFATGYTFSFPFLEQNPCVLDSQHSMFKFVFPPHLEKSTLAFIGILQPDGATIPTSELQSRWVVQVFKGTCWLRQ, from the exons ATGCCAGGAAAGAGGATCGCTGTGATTGGTGCAGGGGTCAGCGGCCTGGGGGCCATCAAGTGCTGCCTGGAGGAGGGGCTGGAACCAACTTGCTTTGAAGAAAGCAGTGACATTGGTGGCCTGTGGCGGTATGAG GAGACCATAGAGGATTGCCGACCAAGCATCTACCACTCAGCCACCATCAACACGTCCAAAGAGATGAGCTGCTACAGCGACTTTCCATTCCCTGCTGCCTTCCCCAACTATATGCACAACACCAAGCTCATGGACTACCTGCGCATGTACACTGCCCACTTCCACCTTCGCCAGCACATACGATTCCTG TCCAAGGTTTGCAGTGTGCAGCGCTGCCCAGACTTCTCCAACTCGGGACGGTGGGATGTGGTGGTGGAAGTGGAGGGCAAGCAGGAGAACCATGTGTTTGACGGGGTGATGGTGTGCACCGGCCTCTACACGAACCCTGTGCTGCCCCTGCAGAGCTTCCCAG GAATCTCGAGGTTCCAAGGCCAGTATCTCCACAGCCGGGAGTACAAAACCCCCATGAAATTCCAGGGCAAGAGGATCGTGGTGGTCGGTGTTGGGAATTCGGGTTTAGATCTGGCCATCGAGCTCAGCCACGTGGCTGAGCAG GTGTTCCTCAGCACCCGGCGGGGCACATGGGTGTGGAACCGCGTCTGGGATTACGGGATGCCCATCGACATTGCTCTCATCACACGCTTCAATGAGGCCCTTGGCAACCTCTGTCCTAACTTCATCATCAACAAATGGGCAGAGTGGAGACTGAACAAGCGTTTCAGCCACCTCAACTATGGCCTGCAGCCCAAACATAG CTTCCTCAGCCACCATTCCGCTGTAAGTGATGATCTTCCAAACCACATTATCTCAGGCCGGATCCTGATGAAACCCAACATCCACGAGTTCACAGAGACCTCAGTCACCTTTGCAGATGGCACAGAGGAGGCGGTGGATGTGGTCATCTTTGCCACGGGCTAcaccttttccttccccttcctggaACAGAACCCCTGTGTGCTGGACAGCCAGCACTCCATGTTCAAGTTTGTCTTCCCACCGCATCTGGAGAAATCAACACTGGCCTTCATTGGCATCCTACAGCCAGATGGTGCTACCATCCCCACCTCAGAGTTGCAGAGCCGCTGGGTGGTCCAAGTCTTCAAGGGTACGTGTTGGCTCAGGCAATAG